In Setaria italica strain Yugu1 chromosome IX, Setaria_italica_v2.0, whole genome shotgun sequence, the genomic stretch TGCAAATAGGTTGGGGACGCGAATGTTGCATGCAACATTAAAACGGCGGGTGTGATGTTGCGGCGGGAGTTCTCCCAGGCTGTGTCACCGTCTGAAGCTAGCGCCCGGATCGGATGTCTGGGCGCGAGTAGGTCTGTAGTGTTTTTAGATCAACTAAATAATTGCATGCCATTTATTTCATTTCTCCCCCCCTTACATGCCATGCCATTCTAGTTCATATTTTGTTTTGTCGGCTCACTCAATGGCCCCAGACGAGTGGAACTTGCAACCCTACTTGCATGGAATAATTAAACAAAGGCTTACCCAAAAAAAACATAGAATGTGTGCCGTAAACACTTTTTTTCTGTTTGGCCAAAGATTCATGGAAACAAAATATTTGGATTGGACACATGGGAAATAAGGACATCAGGCAAAAAACGTTGTTAAAAAGAATTCATTGGAATATTTATTGATATACAAAACAACGTACATTTATGAATGAATGGGGTAGATTAGAATTTACTAACAAATTCGGTATCAATTTAATGATGGCATGTCATAAACCTGTCTAAAGTACATTGTTAATTAGTGCTATGTTTTTTCTCGAGGATGTGACTGTGCGTTGTATGTTATCTTCTATGTTTCCATGAATTATTAGTGTTAGCGGATGTTTGTTGTGTTACACCCACATGAGAGTGATGTACTTATTGTTAAGTTCTTCTATTTACTACTGCTCGGAAAGGTAGTATCGTCTAAGATCTCTACAAAACTCACCCATCATTGTATTCCATAAGATCGCTCGAAGCCTTATCTGTTCCAAACTAGCTGATGCTTGGGTAATCTTGGGATCATCAAAAGCGGCAGCACTATGTTTGGGTGCATTTCTTTGTTACCTGATCCTCAAAGCAAGATTTGAGTTCGTGCCTAACCAACCACCACCGCTGGTCTAGAACAACACCGACGAGGCCTCCACAACTTCGACGACAACCATCAAAAGGCAaccgaagatgatgttgagatGGGCTATAAGGTCACCTGATTCCGAACAATCTAATTTTATTGCTTGTTTTAAGGTTTAGAAAATGAGTTTTCTATATAAGTTTTAAATGATGTTTTCTATTTAAGGTTTAAAGGATTATACTATAATATAAAACTAAGTGTTGAGAGGGTGCACATGTCCACCACTCACCATAATTAACCAAAACAAACCTACTATGTCCAGATGCATagcaaaacgaatagtaatttgggttTCGTTTCTGGTTTGACTATACTCCATAGCAAGCAGGGATCATGCTCGTGTTATAAATACTCTAGTTCAGCAGTATTTCAAAGCTTTTTACTAACTTTTTCCCAAAAAATATTTACCCGTACTTCTTTTCTCAACATCTTACGAACAATAATCACCAGCAACACAGAAAATCCCCTCTTGATCAACATGCTGATACTCCACGCTCCCCAAGACGCCAGCCCATGTGAGCGTGGTACAATTGTATGCAGCATGGCTGGCCGCCACGGGGTTGTTGGTACACGTCCATGTCCATATAGCAGCACCGGCCGGGTCTACGGCGCTTTTGTTGACGGAGCGGGTCGGTCTCTTCGTTCTTTCCGAGCTTCAAATTGCGCTGCGCGGGCGCATCGCTAGCTGGCGACCAGAGGCGCTTTCGTCGTCCTGCCTGCGCAACGGTTCTTTATTCCCTGATCGGAGCGTCGGTTCGCGCGTGGGATTAGTCGATCTGATCTCTGACGGGTCACCAGTCATCACCCTCGGCCATTGTTAAAAGAAACTCCCAGTCATCACCCTCTACTCGCTAGGCCGCGGCTTATGACTGAAGCGAGCCTCGTTTGGGATTGGGATCGCCATGCGTGGCCGTTGTGAGAACACTCTGCAGTCAATGACGCGTACGTGACCGGCAATTATGGGCGCTTCGGTCGGTGAGGTCAACTGCAGGGCATTGACTGATGTGGTATAAACCGAGCCGATCTCCCCTGTCCTCCTCCACATTCTTCGCCGGCTACCCCCTGTGGCCGAGCTCGCAGCTATAAACTGAGCAGTCTGGAGCGAGATCGGAGTGAGGAAAGGAAAGGGAGAATAATGGCGGCGGGAGGCAGACCAGTCACCTGTTGCTGCGGCGCCGTGCtgctcgccgcggcgctgctgctCTCCGCACCGGACGCCACAGGTTGTTGCTTCCCTCCTCCGATCCACCTCACTCTCGCAGAGATTTTGCTCCTGCCTTTAAATTGGCCGTGACCAAAATTTGCTGGGGGCAACTTGGTGCTCAAACTGAACGCACTGTGCCCTTTTCATATGCTGTAGCATCCATGCTTCAAAATTTGGGGTTTGTCTCTGATGGAGACCCTTCGTGTTTCCTTTGCAGAGGCTTATGATTCCTTAGATCCAAACGGCAACATCACCATAAAATGGGATGTTATGCAATGGACTCCTGATGGATATGTTGTAAGTACCATCCCCACATCAACAGTTGTATCCCTTTCACCTTCAAGTTCAACCTGCTAGTTAGTACTAGGCTGTTGATCCTCTACATTGAATAGCTAGGCCGGTTTGATTAGCACAATACAAACCATGTAGCACTGATGTTGTCATAAATCAGAAACATACAGTACAGATAAGAAGAATATATAGCATATCTGGATCATCATTTCCAGTAAAATGTCTTGTGCAGGCTGTTGTTACAATGTACAACTACCAACAATTACGGCACATCGGGCCACCTGGGTGGCAGCTGGGGTGGACATGGACCAAGGAGGAGGTCATCTGGTCGATGGTTGGGGCGCAGACCACCGAACAGGGTGACTGCTCGAGATTCCAGGACAACATCCCCCACAGCTGCAAGAAAGATCCCGTGGTCGTCGATTTACTTCCGGACGCTCCATACGACATGCAGATCGCCAATTGCTGCAAAGCAGGGGTGATAAGTACGTTCAATCAGGACCCGGCAAATTCTGTTGCCTCCTTCCAGCTCAGTGTAGGTCTTTCTGAGACTACCACTAAGGCCGTTAGGGTGCCAAGGAACTTCACTCTTAAGACTCCAGGTCCTGGGTACACATGTGGGCGTGCCATTGTTGGCAGGCCGACAAGGTTTTTCACCCCGGATGGGCGCAGGGCAACCCAAGCTCTTAGTAAGTTGCTCATCTATTGGACTTTACATTTTGCTTGCCATCAGTTGCTTCTAAAATTGTAGAAATTAGTTACAAGGTAAACCATAGTAGCCCTTCTTTTAAGTTTTAATCATGATTGCGAGAAAATTGGCGTCACAGCACTGTTGTATACAAGTGAAAATGCAAGAGGCATTGCTCTGAAATGGGCAAAGGTTCAcgaggagtttttttttttacgacAGGTTACTGCTAGGTTCCACGGATTGTCTCCGTTTCAGTTAATTTTCTCTCTAGTAAATAATGTATTTTAAATCCATAGAATCATCATAAGGTTCCACACAAGTTGTGTTGCATAAGTTTTATTTCAGTGGAGTTTATTAACTTGATGTGTTTTAACACAGACATTTTATATCTACAGTGACATGGAATGTTACTTGCACCTATTCTCAGTTTCTTGCTCAGAAGACTCCATCCTGCTGTGTATCTCTCTCATCCTCCTACAACAGCACAACCGTGGACTGCCCAACATGCTCTTGTGGCTGCCAAAACCCAAAAGGGACAAACTGTGTGAAGTGAGTCGACTGTTTATTTCTACTCTTAAATCTTTGTATTCTCCCTGATGTTAACATTCCATTCTTTTTCTCTGCAAATGTTCTAATAATAAGTTGGTGCATTTCACAGTAAGGATTCACCTCATCTACCATCTGCCATTGACGGCCCTGGCAAATGGACTGGCCAGCCTCTCGTCGAGTGCACTTCCCACATGTGCCCGGTAAGAATCAACTGGCACGTGAAGCAGAACTTCAAGGACTACTGGAGGGTGAAGATCACCATCACAAACTTCAACTTCCGCATGAACTACACGGAGTGGAACTTAGCCGTTCAGCATCCAAACTTGGACAATATCACCCAGCTGTTCGGCCTCAACTACAAACCATTGACCCCATACGGCGCCGGCATAAGTAAGCAAACATTGATAGCCTTTCATAGAAAGATTATGAACCTTCCCCTTTTTTATCTTTCTGATGTAGTTTTTCTTGGACCCTTTTCAGATGACACGGCAATGCTCTGGGGTGTAAAACCCTACAACGATGTGCTGATGCAAGCCGGCAATAAGATTGGGAGTGTGCAGGGCGAACTGCTTCTCCGCAAGGACTCCCAGACTTTCACCTTCGGAAAGGGATGGGCCTTCCCACGCCGTGTGTACTTGAACGGCGATAACTGTGTCATGCCAGCTCCTGAAAATTATCCGTCGTTGCCGAAAGAACCATCCGGGTGACCATGGTTGATTGTCATTTCCACAGAATAAACGTTATGAGCAGGCTTGATCGCATAGATCGTTTGTACTTAGAAAATGAAAGGCTACTGCTGGCTGCGCCAGAACTCGGTGGCCTACGGGTTATGATTTACGCTGTGACTTGAATAAGTGATGAGTTCATCATCGATTAACCAGCTGCAGCAGGAAGTTTGATGATGTGAATCTGTGTGGTTGGATGATTGGATCGATGGATGCAAAGCCATCTCTTGGGCCCAAAGGTAAACAAACCGAGTGGTCGTTCTTGGGCTCTGTTGCCAGCCCACACCTTCTTGCCACCATCCCGCACAGCTACTGCCTCAGAAGCCATCAGAACATCTTCCAGGTGATCATACCATTGGGCCCGAGCACAGATCAGCTCGCCATGCTCGTCTCTCACCACAGCACCTGTAGCAGCTCCATTTCCTCTCTCCCTGTAGAAAGCCGCATCTGCATTAATTTTGACTGCACCCGGTGTTGGCTTTTTCCAGGAGACTCTAGTTCTAGTGACCTGCATAGGTTTCTGATGTATCTGCAACAGGTCCTCAATCATTTTGGTTGCATAATGCGCCGCAGCATAAGGGCTCCACGCTGGCTTACCATGTTGTCTTGCATTTCTACCAGTCCAAAGTGACCAGCATCCGCACATGTAGAGAGTCAGCTCCTCCTCCGAGCATACACCTCCCACCAGCAGGTCCTTCGCCCAAGTGAG encodes the following:
- the LOC101786696 gene encoding COBRA-like protein 3, coding for MAAGGRPVTCCCGAVLLAAALLLSAPDATEAYDSLDPNGNITIKWDVMQWTPDGYVAVVTMYNYQQLRHIGPPGWQLGWTWTKEEVIWSMVGAQTTEQGDCSRFQDNIPHSCKKDPVVVDLLPDAPYDMQIANCCKAGVISTFNQDPANSVASFQLSVGLSETTTKAVRVPRNFTLKTPGPGYTCGRAIVGRPTRFFTPDGRRATQALMTWNVTCTYSQFLAQKTPSCCVSLSSSYNSTTVDCPTCSCGCQNPKGTNCVNKDSPHLPSAIDGPGKWTGQPLVECTSHMCPVRINWHVKQNFKDYWRVKITITNFNFRMNYTEWNLAVQHPNLDNITQLFGLNYKPLTPYGAGINDTAMLWGVKPYNDVLMQAGNKIGSVQGELLLRKDSQTFTFGKGWAFPRRVYLNGDNCVMPAPENYPSLPKEPSG